The Pelagibacterium halotolerans B2 genome has a segment encoding these proteins:
- a CDS encoding aldo/keto reductase: protein MQQRTLGRTGISVSRICLGTMTWGEQNTQAEGHAQMDYALEQGINFLDTAELYSTPGRAQTQGSTETIIGNWFAANGRRSDWVLASKITGPGNDWIRGGRPMDGKEIVVALEASLKRLKTDYIDLYQLHWPNRNHYNFSRSWTFDPYGQDRDSIRDNLLEILQALNAQIEAGKIRAIGLSNETSWGVSEYIKLAETHGLPRMATIQNEYNLLRRHFDYDLAEVCAFEDVDLLAYSPLAAGLLSGKYNDGAMPAGTRGALGTMWRLNPQSETATKAYMTLAQQHGLDVCQMAIAWCLTRPFMGSVIIGATAIEQLKSDIAAHDLVLAPEVIEGIEELHRLYPRTFA, encoded by the coding sequence ATGCAACAGCGCACGCTCGGCCGCACCGGCATTTCCGTGAGTCGCATCTGTCTGGGCACAATGACCTGGGGCGAACAGAACACCCAGGCCGAAGGCCACGCCCAGATGGATTATGCGCTCGAACAGGGCATCAATTTCCTCGACACCGCCGAGCTCTATTCCACCCCCGGCCGCGCCCAAACCCAGGGGTCGACCGAAACCATCATCGGCAACTGGTTCGCCGCCAACGGCCGAAGGTCCGATTGGGTGCTCGCCAGCAAGATCACCGGCCCGGGCAATGACTGGATTCGCGGCGGACGCCCCATGGACGGCAAGGAAATCGTTGTTGCCCTCGAGGCCAGCCTCAAGCGTCTCAAGACCGATTACATCGACCTCTACCAGCTCCACTGGCCCAACCGGAACCACTATAATTTCTCCAGATCCTGGACCTTCGACCCCTACGGCCAGGACCGAGATTCCATCCGCGACAACCTGCTCGAAATCCTCCAAGCGCTAAACGCGCAGATCGAGGCCGGCAAGATCCGCGCCATCGGCCTCTCCAACGAAACGAGCTGGGGCGTGTCCGAATACATAAAGCTCGCCGAAACCCATGGCCTGCCGCGCATGGCGACCATCCAGAACGAATACAATCTCCTGCGCCGCCATTTCGATTACGATCTGGCCGAGGTCTGCGCCTTTGAAGATGTCGACCTGCTCGCCTATTCGCCTCTGGCGGCGGGCCTGCTCTCGGGCAAATACAATGATGGCGCCATGCCCGCCGGCACCCGCGGCGCGCTGGGCACCATGTGGCGGCTCAACCCGCAGTCGGAAACCGCCACCAAAGCCTATATGACCCTGGCCCAACAGCACGGCCTCGATGTCTGCCAGATGGCGATTGCCTGGTGCCTGACGCGACCCTTCATGGGCTCGGTCATCATCGGCGCCACCGCGATCGAACAGCTCAAATCCGATATCGCCGCCCACGATCTCGTGCTCGCCCCCGAAGTGATCGAGGGCATCGAGGAGTTGCACCGGCTCTACCCGCGCACCTTCGCCTGA
- a CDS encoding TetR/AcrR family transcriptional regulator encodes MPRHFTAADNELIRSQLLASGLAHFTQYGLRGLRVDDVCRDVGVAKGTFYKFFEHKEALFLALADQRDQMHKADILAFFARCDGPVAERAGRFFDLLIEKLNSDPLVAIVAVPDDFAALLRKTPPERMAHEEEKDLRFIERFCAGLRAEGLIGPVDTNDIAAILTLLVSLVLQKSLFSAGQFSASCALLREVFVQKLTASAP; translated from the coding sequence ATGCCCCGTCATTTCACCGCTGCCGACAATGAGCTGATCCGCTCCCAGCTTCTCGCGTCCGGTCTTGCTCATTTCACCCAATACGGGCTGCGCGGCTTGCGGGTGGATGACGTCTGCAGGGATGTCGGGGTCGCCAAGGGCACGTTCTACAAATTCTTCGAGCACAAGGAAGCGCTGTTTCTGGCCCTCGCCGATCAGCGCGACCAGATGCACAAGGCCGATATCCTCGCCTTCTTTGCCCGGTGCGACGGGCCGGTCGCCGAGCGCGCCGGACGGTTCTTCGATCTGCTCATCGAAAAGCTCAATTCCGATCCCCTGGTCGCCATCGTCGCGGTCCCCGATGATTTCGCCGCCCTGCTCCGCAAGACGCCGCCCGAGCGCATGGCCCATGAGGAGGAAAAGGACCTCCGCTTCATCGAACGGTTCTGCGCCGGCCTCAGGGCCGAGGGCCTGATCGGACCGGTCGACACCAACGACATCGCCGCCATCCTCACCCTTTTGGTCAGCCTTGTGCTGCAAAAATCCTTGTTCAGCGCCGGCCAGTTCTCGGCAAGCTGCGCGTTGCTGCGCGAGGTGTTCGTTCAAAAACTGACGGCCAGTGCCCCATGA
- a CDS encoding helix-turn-helix transcriptional regulator — translation MQYDLEEGRGQSNWNDLSAGPATAHEKMQVGLTDAFRAPGAENRKDDAAKASRAACRSHYQWQDLAALAPLTETQSLIAMMLGAGNEPGEIARKLCVTPGTVRRHISVLKRHWGVKSVPALISRLARAQLMYERSRALYLFDEVLPVLTGARIEAPFLHEGEWCGLAVRLASGSIKKLWLMSDENEERAGWLRID, via the coding sequence ATGCAGTACGATCTTGAAGAGGGCCGCGGTCAATCGAACTGGAACGATCTTTCGGCCGGTCCGGCCACAGCACATGAAAAAATGCAGGTTGGGCTCACCGATGCGTTTCGCGCACCCGGAGCCGAAAATCGGAAGGATGACGCAGCCAAAGCATCACGCGCGGCCTGTCGTTCGCACTACCAGTGGCAGGACCTTGCCGCTCTCGCGCCCCTGACCGAGACGCAATCCTTGATCGCCATGATGCTGGGCGCTGGAAATGAGCCGGGCGAAATTGCGCGGAAATTGTGTGTTACGCCGGGCACCGTGCGGCGCCACATTTCCGTACTGAAGCGCCATTGGGGCGTAAAGTCAGTGCCGGCCCTCATATCCCGTCTGGCTCGGGCACAATTGATGTATGAACGCAGTCGCGCCCTATACCTGTTTGACGAGGTTCTGCCGGTCTTGACCGGCGCCCGAATAGAGGCCCCGTTTCTTCACGAAGGAGAGTGGTGTGGCCTGGCCGTACGTCTGGCGTCGGGCTCAATCAAAAAGCTCTGGCTGATGTCGGATGAGAATGAGGAGCGTGCCGGATGGCTGCGCATAGATTAA
- a CDS encoding helix-turn-helix transcriptional regulator: MTERIERILNFLERCPKYTDFAGLLYDFEALVESLGITHFILFEIPWSGPLGNEFIVATNWSKEWRERYLARSYFSVDPVVRAAMACAAPFSWSEAFDRFGTCPGGREIIEDAARFGLVDGVGFPLLSTGSRRAAASLASDKPLDMEVVTAAVLQGILPVVFQHLRALNGVSSSPNPRLSKREKQVLAWLAAGKSAWEVAQILTISEPTVRFHVQAIKKKFKTSTLAHSVAAAIHAHQL; the protein is encoded by the coding sequence GTGACCGAACGTATTGAAAGAATCTTGAACTTCCTGGAGCGATGTCCCAAGTACACCGATTTCGCGGGCTTATTATATGACTTTGAGGCGCTCGTCGAATCCCTGGGTATTACGCATTTTATTCTTTTCGAGATTCCCTGGAGCGGGCCTCTTGGCAATGAGTTTATTGTAGCAACCAATTGGTCCAAAGAATGGCGGGAAAGGTATCTTGCGCGATCGTATTTTTCTGTCGATCCTGTCGTAAGGGCCGCCATGGCTTGTGCCGCGCCTTTTTCCTGGTCGGAGGCGTTCGACCGGTTCGGCACGTGCCCCGGGGGGCGTGAGATCATCGAGGATGCCGCCAGGTTCGGCCTGGTGGATGGTGTCGGCTTTCCGCTCTTGTCCACCGGCTCACGCAGAGCGGCTGCTTCGCTGGCTTCTGACAAACCCCTCGATATGGAAGTTGTCACGGCTGCGGTGCTGCAGGGGATTCTGCCCGTCGTATTCCAGCACTTGCGGGCGTTGAATGGCGTCTCATCGTCTCCCAACCCGCGGCTCTCGAAACGCGAGAAGCAGGTCCTGGCCTGGCTTGCTGCGGGAAAATCCGCCTGGGAAGTGGCCCAGATTCTTACCATCAGCGAACCGACGGTTCGCTTTCATGTCCAAGCGATCAAGAAGAAATTCAAGACAAGCACGCTTGCGCATTCGGTTGCCGCGGCGATCCATGCGCATCAGTTGTGA
- a CDS encoding DUF599 domain-containing protein, whose product MQINGFALFASVLPLLALYFYGLASRLLDRSRPSLSALMNEQRFNWVTQASRRETPLDAILSGNIMSSVSFFASTTALLILALFTVIGQLHEFLPALSSITFGPAYTEVDLQMHNVVLLFLFVYAFLAFTLSLRQFNHFCILLGALDHTAPAPPEEIRTIARINAMAAQRFNSGIRSYYFAIPMVAWFLSSWLAIIVTVGTIGLLLHREYFSNARWLVARITPH is encoded by the coding sequence GTGCAGATAAACGGCTTTGCGCTTTTTGCGTCCGTGCTTCCCCTTCTGGCGCTCTATTTCTATGGTCTCGCCTCGCGCCTGCTCGACCGCAGCCGGCCCTCGCTTTCGGCATTGATGAACGAGCAGCGCTTCAACTGGGTCACCCAGGCGTCGCGCCGCGAAACGCCGCTCGATGCGATCCTGTCGGGCAATATCATGAGTTCGGTCTCGTTCTTCGCCTCGACGACGGCCCTGCTGATCCTGGCGCTCTTTACCGTCATCGGCCAGTTGCACGAATTTCTGCCCGCCCTTTCCTCGATAACCTTCGGTCCGGCCTATACCGAGGTGGATCTGCAGATGCACAATGTCGTCCTGCTGTTCCTGTTCGTTTATGCGTTTCTCGCCTTCACCCTGTCCCTGCGCCAGTTCAACCATTTCTGCATCCTGCTCGGGGCCCTCGATCACACCGCGCCCGCCCCGCCCGAAGAAATCCGGACCATCGCCCGCATCAATGCAATGGCCGCCCAGCGTTTCAATTCCGGCATAAGGTCCTATTATTTCGCAATTCCCATGGTCGCCTGGTTCCTCTCGAGCTGGCTCGCCATCATCGTCACCGTCGGCACGATCGGACTGTTGCTCCACCGCGAATATTTCTCCAATGCCCGCTGGCTCGTGGCCCGCATCACACCGCACTAG
- a CDS encoding lysozyme inhibitor LprI family protein, whose product MKALAIAVSMFIALPATAQDTVTFTTADADLMTVCLADLAEAESPEAVHRQTDCIGAASNVCMDTEEGGYSTVGMVECTARETDWWDSQLNASYTTLGETLDADLFATLQDAQRTWIAYRDQSCGFEYDFWGDGSMRSIAHASCMLEETARRAETLWRYLNPEG is encoded by the coding sequence ATGAAGGCACTGGCCATTGCCGTCTCTATGTTCATCGCCCTGCCCGCCACCGCGCAGGACACGGTGACGTTTACCACCGCCGATGCTGACCTGATGACGGTCTGTCTGGCAGACCTCGCCGAGGCTGAAAGCCCCGAGGCGGTGCATCGGCAGACCGATTGCATCGGCGCGGCATCGAATGTGTGCATGGACACCGAGGAGGGCGGCTATTCGACCGTCGGCATGGTCGAATGCACGGCGCGCGAAACCGATTGGTGGGACAGCCAGCTCAACGCCAGCTACACCACCCTGGGGGAAACGCTCGACGCCGATCTGTTCGCAACGCTCCAGGACGCGCAAAGGACCTGGATTGCCTATCGCGACCAGAGCTGCGGCTTTGAGTATGATTTTTGGGGCGACGGCTCCATGCGCTCCATCGCGCACGCAAGCTGCATGCTCGAGGAAACCGCCCGGCGCGCAGAAACGCTCTGGCGCTACCTCAACCCCGAGGGCTGA
- the bfr gene encoding bacterioferritin, with translation MKGDAKIIERLNEALFLELGAINQYWVHYRLLSDWGFKRLAEKERAESIEEMHHADKLIDRIIFLEGHPNLQRVAPLRIGQNIKEVLEADLAGELDAIASYRESRKLCNDLGDYVTQRLFEELLTDEEGHTDFLETELDLLDKIGVEKYGQLNAKPANEAE, from the coding sequence GTGAAAGGCGACGCAAAGATCATCGAGCGGCTTAACGAAGCGCTCTTTCTCGAACTGGGGGCCATCAACCAGTATTGGGTTCACTACCGTCTGCTCAGCGATTGGGGTTTCAAGCGTCTCGCCGAAAAGGAGCGCGCCGAATCCATCGAAGAGATGCATCACGCCGATAAGCTCATCGACCGCATCATCTTCCTTGAGGGTCATCCCAATCTTCAGCGCGTCGCGCCCCTGCGCATCGGCCAGAACATCAAGGAAGTGCTCGAAGCCGATCTGGCCGGCGAGCTCGACGCCATCGCGTCCTACCGCGAAAGCCGCAAGCTGTGTAACGACCTCGGCGACTACGTCACCCAGCGCCTGTTCGAAGAGCTGCTGACCGACGAGGAAGGTCACACCGACTTCTTGGAAACCGAGCTCGATCTGCTCGACAAGATCGGCGTGGAAAAATACGGACAGCTCAACGCCAAGCCGGCCAACGAAGCCGAATAG
- a CDS encoding polyamine ABC transporter substrate-binding protein yields the protein MHKPLIFLSLTASLLATATAAQAQTVNIYNWSDYIAEDTLEKFTAETSIATNYDVFDSNEIVEARLLAGSSGYDVVVPSGFFLERQIPIGLFQTLDKSKIPNIENLDPAIMAIVEAHDPGAQYSVPYMWGTTGIGYNVGAITERLGEDGPLQSWDLLFDPEIAAQLADCGISVLDAPVEMVAAALNYLGLDPNSETPEDLEAAEQLIASIRPHIRMFNSSQYISDLANGEICLAVGYSGDVFIAADRAAEAGQGVEIAYVIPEEGASLWFDMMAIPADAPNAEAAHAFINFILEPQIAADITNYVWYANPNAAADEFVDPEVLGDPAIYPTEEVMANLFPLKARSPEYDRLLTRAWTRLKTGV from the coding sequence ATGCACAAGCCATTGATTTTCCTCAGCCTTACCGCCTCCCTGCTGGCCACCGCAACCGCCGCGCAGGCCCAGACAGTCAATATCTACAACTGGTCCGACTACATCGCCGAAGACACGCTCGAAAAGTTCACTGCCGAAACCTCCATCGCCACCAATTACGACGTCTTCGACTCCAACGAGATCGTCGAAGCCCGGCTTCTCGCCGGTTCTTCGGGCTACGATGTCGTTGTTCCCTCAGGCTTTTTCCTCGAGCGCCAGATCCCCATCGGCCTGTTCCAGACGCTCGACAAGTCCAAGATCCCCAACATCGAAAACCTCGATCCCGCCATCATGGCCATCGTCGAGGCCCACGATCCCGGCGCCCAGTATTCGGTCCCCTACATGTGGGGCACCACCGGCATCGGCTATAATGTCGGCGCCATCACCGAGCGGCTTGGCGAAGACGGACCGCTTCAAAGCTGGGACCTGCTCTTTGACCCCGAAATCGCCGCCCAGCTTGCCGATTGCGGCATCTCGGTCCTCGATGCCCCGGTCGAAATGGTCGCCGCCGCGCTCAATTATCTTGGCCTCGATCCCAACTCCGAAACCCCCGAAGACCTCGAAGCGGCCGAGCAATTGATCGCCTCGATCCGTCCCCACATCCGGATGTTCAATTCCTCCCAGTACATCTCCGATCTCGCCAATGGCGAAATCTGTCTGGCCGTGGGCTATTCCGGTGACGTCTTCATCGCCGCAGACCGTGCCGCAGAGGCCGGACAGGGCGTTGAAATTGCTTATGTTATCCCCGAGGAAGGCGCCTCGCTCTGGTTCGATATGATGGCCATCCCCGCCGACGCACCGAACGCCGAAGCGGCCCATGCCTTCATCAACTTCATCCTCGAACCCCAGATCGCTGCCGACATCACCAACTACGTCTGGTACGCCAATCCCAACGCGGCGGCCGATGAATTCGTCGACCCCGAAGTTCTGGGGGACCCGGCGATCTACCCGACCGAAGAGGTCATGGCCAATCTGTTCCCGCTCAAGGCCCGTTCGCCGGAATACGATCGGCTCCTGACCCGCGCCTGGACCCGCCTCAAGACCGGCGTCTAG
- a CDS encoding ABC transporter ATP-binding protein — MKKPQIAADARPWRDAAAKPFVRIRNVTKTFGDVYAVDDVSLDIYKGELFCLLGGSGSGKSTLLRMLAGFESITTGTIEIDGQDMAEVPPYHRPINMMFQSYALFPHMSVENNIAYGLKREGMARPDISDRVAELLKLTRLEPFARRKPHQLSGGQRQRVALARSLAKRPKLLLLDEPLGALDKKLREETQYELVKIQESLGVTFIVVTHDQEEAMTLSTRIGVMNDGKIAQIGEPQEIYEFPNSRFVAGFVGSVNMFEGVVTEDEDDHIRIDATAGAGCDIYVSHGVDCAPEQTLWYAIRPEKMVLSRERPDGDANITHGLVEDVAYLGDMSVFRIVLDSGKRIHVSQTNVSRYDPESISWDEKVYISWEPDAGAVLTS; from the coding sequence TTGAAAAAGCCTCAGATCGCCGCCGATGCGCGCCCCTGGCGTGACGCGGCCGCCAAGCCATTCGTTCGCATCCGCAATGTCACCAAGACGTTTGGCGACGTCTATGCCGTCGACGACGTCTCGCTCGACATCTACAAGGGCGAGCTGTTCTGCCTGCTCGGGGGATCGGGGTCGGGGAAGTCGACGCTCTTGCGCATGCTGGCCGGGTTCGAGTCGATCACCACGGGCACGATCGAGATCGACGGCCAGGACATGGCCGAGGTGCCGCCCTATCACCGCCCGATCAACATGATGTTCCAGTCCTATGCCCTGTTTCCGCATATGAGTGTGGAAAACAACATTGCCTACGGCCTGAAGCGCGAAGGCATGGCACGGCCCGACATTTCCGATCGGGTCGCCGAGCTTTTAAAGCTTACCCGGCTCGAACCCTTCGCCAGGCGCAAGCCGCACCAGCTCTCCGGCGGCCAGCGCCAGCGCGTTGCCCTGGCCCGCTCGCTCGCCAAGCGCCCAAAACTGCTCCTGCTCGATGAACCCCTCGGCGCGCTCGACAAGAAGCTGCGCGAGGAAACCCAGTATGAACTGGTCAAGATCCAGGAAAGCCTGGGCGTTACCTTCATCGTTGTGACCCACGATCAGGAAGAAGCCATGACGCTTTCGACTCGCATCGGAGTGATGAACGACGGCAAGATCGCCCAGATCGGCGAGCCCCAGGAAATCTACGAATTTCCCAATTCCCGTTTCGTTGCCGGCTTTGTCGGTTCGGTCAACATGTTCGAGGGCGTCGTCACCGAGGACGAGGACGACCACATCCGCATCGACGCCACCGCCGGGGCCGGCTGCGACATCTACGTCTCCCACGGCGTCGATTGCGCCCCCGAACAGACCCTCTGGTATGCCATCCGCCCCGAAAAGATGGTGCTGTCGCGCGAACGCCCCGATGGCGATGCCAACATAACCCACGGGCTGGTTGAAGACGTGGCCTATCTCGGCGATATGAGCGTCTTCCGCATCGTGCTCGACAGCGGCAAGCGCATCCACGTCTCCCAGACCAATGTCTCGCGCTATGACCCCGAATCCATCAGTTGGGATGAAAAGGTCTATATTTCCTGGGAGCCTGATGCCGGCGCGGTGCTGACCTCATGA
- a CDS encoding ABC transporter permease subunit, with translation MRRLGISGRSAVILGPTLWLAIFFLIPLLVVFKIALSAFALGQPPYLPMFIWAADQSLSITLHFSNFLFILQDALYANAYINSVRIAAISTAIALVIAYPMAWFIARSDDKYRNLLLMMVILPFWTSFLLRVYAWMGFLGRNGIINNALIGLGIIDEPITMLQTEGAVFVGIVYTYLPFMILPVYTALVKLDQSLIEASADLGARPFMTFLTVTLPLSMPGVIAGSMLVFIPAIGEFVIPSLLGGADTLMIGRVLWDEFFANRDWPVASAVAIVMLVILVVPIMLLSRAQNAVVEKDA, from the coding sequence CTGCGCCGCCTGGGCATTTCCGGACGCAGCGCTGTGATCCTGGGCCCGACCCTGTGGCTTGCGATATTCTTCCTGATCCCGCTGCTTGTGGTCTTCAAGATCGCGCTGAGCGCCTTTGCGCTGGGCCAGCCACCCTACCTGCCCATGTTCATCTGGGCCGCCGATCAATCGCTCTCGATCACCCTGCATTTTTCGAATTTCCTGTTCATCCTGCAGGACGCGCTCTACGCGAACGCGTACATCAATTCGGTTCGCATTGCCGCAATCTCGACGGCCATCGCACTGGTCATCGCCTATCCCATGGCCTGGTTCATCGCACGATCCGACGACAAATACCGCAACCTGCTGCTCATGATGGTCATCCTGCCCTTCTGGACGTCGTTCCTTTTGCGGGTCTATGCCTGGATGGGATTTCTGGGTCGCAACGGCATCATCAACAACGCGCTGATCGGGCTCGGCATCATCGATGAGCCGATCACCATGCTCCAGACCGAAGGCGCTGTCTTTGTGGGCATCGTTTATACCTATCTGCCCTTCATGATCCTCCCGGTCTATACCGCGCTCGTCAAACTCGACCAGAGCCTGATCGAGGCCTCCGCTGATCTGGGCGCCCGTCCCTTCATGACATTCCTGACTGTAACGCTGCCGCTTTCGATGCCCGGAGTTATTGCCGGCTCGATGTTGGTCTTTATTCCCGCCATCGGCGAATTCGTCATTCCTTCGCTGCTCGGCGGCGCCGATACGCTGATGATCGGCCGCGTCCTCTGGGACGAATTCTTCGCCAATCGCGACTGGCCCGTGGCCTCGGCCGTCGCCATCGTCATGCTGGTGATCCTCGTCGTCCCGATCATGCTCTTGAGCAGGGCGCAAAATGCCGTCGTGGAGAAAGACGCATGA
- a CDS encoding ABC transporter permease subunit yields the protein MKRGYFTTIMAIIGFVFLYAPIVSLVVFSFNESRLVTVWTGFSLRWYASLFGDSQVVAAGLLSLQIAAVSATIATVLGTLAGIALTRLGKFRGKTALTGMVSAPLVMPEVITGLSALLLFVSMEALIGWPGGRGFTTITIAHSTFCMAYVTVVVRSRLVDMDRSLDEAAMDLGATPLRVFFDITLPIIAPALISGWLLAFTLSLDDLVIASFVSGPGSSTLPMVIFSKIRLGVSPDVNALATIIIAIVAIGVVAATIIGARRQPNA from the coding sequence ATGAAGCGCGGCTATTTCACCACCATTATGGCCATCATCGGCTTTGTGTTTCTCTACGCGCCGATCGTATCCCTCGTGGTTTTTTCGTTCAACGAGAGCCGGCTGGTCACGGTGTGGACGGGCTTTTCCCTGCGCTGGTACGCATCGCTGTTCGGCGATTCCCAGGTCGTCGCTGCCGGGCTCCTGAGCCTGCAAATCGCCGCCGTCAGTGCCACGATCGCGACGGTCCTGGGCACGCTGGCCGGCATCGCCCTGACCCGGCTCGGCAAGTTCCGCGGCAAGACGGCATTGACCGGCATGGTCTCGGCGCCGCTCGTCATGCCCGAAGTCATAACGGGCCTGTCGGCCCTGCTGCTGTTCGTTTCCATGGAAGCATTGATCGGCTGGCCGGGCGGTCGCGGCTTTACGACGATCACCATAGCCCATTCAACCTTCTGCATGGCCTATGTCACGGTGGTCGTACGCTCGCGCCTCGTGGATATGGACCGCTCTCTGGATGAAGCGGCAATGGATCTGGGCGCAACACCCTTGCGGGTTTTCTTCGACATCACCCTGCCCATCATCGCCCCCGCGCTGATTTCGGGGTGGCTTTTGGCCTTCACGCTGTCGCTGGACGATCTGGTGATCGCCAGCTTTGTTTCGGGGCCAGGGTCGTCCACCCTGCCCATGGTGATTTTCTCGAAAATCCGCCTCGGCGTCTCGCCCGACGTCAATGCCCTCGCCACCATCATCATCGCAATCGTTGCCATCGGCGTTGTCGCGGCCACCATCATCGGTGCCCGCCGCCAACCCAACGCCTGA
- a CDS encoding pyridoxal phosphate-dependent aminotransferase, whose protein sequence is MSATARPQVSALSSSRIRDIANAGMGRADIAAFWFGEGDEVTPAFIREAAQKALADGETFYVHNLGLPQLREAVASYENKLQGINSSPERIAITGSGVSALMIANQLIVSPGDKVVVITPIWPNITEAPRLLGANIVRFPLNVTDGKWSLDLDRLLATLTADTRMVIVNAPNNPTGFTLDQETQKTILEHCRRHGIWVLSDEVYERLIFDGNDAAPSMLRHAEPEDRIIRVNSFSKSWRMTGWRLGWLTLPLALMPDVPKVIEYNTSCAPSFVQKGGLAALTDPRGEETVAALRSGLRASRSALLDGLTRMDRIEIPDAQGAMYAFFRITGEPDDMATAKALVADHGLGLAPGSAFGPEGAGWLRWCFAAKPEKIAIGLERLERFLGR, encoded by the coding sequence ATGTCTGCCACTGCCCGGCCCCAGGTCTCGGCCCTTTCATCCTCGCGTATCCGCGACATCGCCAATGCCGGCATGGGCCGAGCCGACATTGCCGCCTTCTGGTTCGGTGAAGGTGATGAAGTAACGCCGGCCTTTATCCGCGAGGCAGCACAAAAGGCACTGGCCGATGGCGAGACCTTCTATGTCCACAATCTCGGCTTACCCCAATTGCGCGAGGCCGTAGCCAGCTACGAAAACAAGCTCCAGGGCATAAACTCCAGTCCCGAACGGATCGCCATCACCGGCTCCGGTGTCTCGGCCTTGATGATCGCAAACCAGCTCATCGTCTCGCCGGGAGACAAGGTGGTCGTCATCACACCGATCTGGCCCAACATCACCGAAGCGCCGCGGCTCCTGGGAGCCAACATCGTTCGTTTCCCCTTGAACGTGACAGACGGAAAGTGGTCGCTGGACCTTGACCGGTTGCTCGCCACGCTCACTGCGGACACCCGCATGGTGATCGTAAACGCACCCAACAACCCCACCGGGTTTACCCTCGACCAGGAGACCCAGAAAACCATCCTCGAGCACTGCCGCAGGCACGGCATATGGGTCTTGTCCGATGAGGTTTACGAGCGCCTGATCTTTGACGGCAATGACGCCGCGCCCTCGATGCTCAGGCACGCCGAACCCGAAGACCGCATCATCCGCGTCAATTCCTTTTCCAAATCCTGGCGCATGACCGGTTGGCGATTGGGTTGGCTGACCCTACCCCTGGCGCTGATGCCCGACGTTCCAAAGGTCATCGAATACAATACCTCCTGCGCCCCATCCTTCGTTCAGAAGGGCGGGCTGGCGGCGCTGACCGATCCAAGGGGCGAGGAAACCGTTGCCGCGCTGCGATCGGGCCTCAGGGCATCTCGTAGCGCCCTGCTCGATGGCCTCACGCGCATGGACCGCATCGAAATTCCCGACGCCCAGGGCGCCATGTACGCCTTCTTCCGTATTACTGGTGAGCCTGATGATATGGCAACGGCCAAAGCCCTTGTTGCCGACCACGGGCTGGGGCTGGCGCCGGGAAGCGCCTTCGGGCCCGAAGGAGCGGGCTGGCTGCGCTGGTGCTTTGCCGCAAAGCCCGAAAAGATCGCCATTGGCCTTGAGCGTCTCGAGCGTTTTCTCGGACGCTAG